The stretch of DNA AGAAAGCCACGGTCATCCGGCGAGATTCGCACCTTACCCTTCTTTAGTATAACTCCATCGGGGTACGCTTCGCTTCGGAGGTATACCCATTGCGCCTTCAAATTCATGGTTCTCAATTTGCGTTCTTTGACGTTTGTCACGGCTTCTTCTTAGATTCTGTACTCGTCAGCGGCCAAGACGTTCGCGCAGCAGACGTTCAAATTCGGGGTTCACTGGGCCACCTAGCTTACGGGCGGCGTTGAGTGAAGCCCGGGCTGAGTCGTGTTGCCCCAAGTGGTACAGGGCCACGGCCCGGTTGTGATGCACGACCGGGTTGTTCGGTGCGTCTCTGAGCAGGGTATCGTAATGCGCGAGTGCCTCAAGATACCGGCCCAGCTTTTGTAGAACGGTAGCAAGGCCGAAGCGGAATTTCGGTTCCGAAGGCTTGAGTTCGACGCTTCGCTGGTACTCGGTGAGTGCGGATTCAAGCTCGTTTCGGGCCTCGCGAAGCGTGCCGAGGTAGTAGTGAGTGAACGGATTGAGCGGCTCAGCACGGGCGGCAAGTTCCAGATTCACTAGCGCTTCGGCGTGGTTTCCCTGGTGGAGCTGGAGGATACCGAGGTTGCGGAGTGCCTCCGCTCGGCCTGGCTGGATGCGCAGGGCCTCGTGGAAAGCGGCCAGCGCCTTGTTTGTGTCTCCTTCTTGAAGGTAGGTAGCACCGAGATTGACTAAAGACTGCGCCTGGGTCGCGGCTGGTGAGCCCTGAACTGGGTAGAGTGTCAGCGCAAAACACCCGGCGCACAGCGCGAGCCCGGCACCGAGCCGGGGATACTGCTTCTGCCTGAACCAGTTCCAGAGTTGTGTTAGCATCCCGCCACCGAACGGTGCAAGCGAAGTTACTGCGGGCAGCCGGTACCGGTCAAGGACAAAGAAGGCAATGACCGTGGCTGAGAAGAGCACGAAGAATATGGCCAGGCTCATGTGGGCACGGGTGCGCCGGAAAAAGAGGACGATTCCGCTAAACCCGAACGCGAAAACAAGGCCAAAACCGGCCAGTGG from candidate division WOR-3 bacterium encodes:
- a CDS encoding tetratricopeptide repeat protein, giving the protein PLAGFGLVFAFGFSGIVLFFRRTRAHMSLAIFFVLFSATVIAFFVLDRYRLPAVTSLAPFGGGMLTQLWNWFRQKQYPRLGAGLALCAGCFALTLYPVQGSPAATQAQSLVNLGATYLQEGDTNKALAAFHEALRIQPGRAEALRNLGILQLHQGNHAEALVNLELAARAEPLNPFTHYYLGTLREARNELESALTEYQRSVELKPSEPKFRFGLATVLQKLGRYLEALAHYDTLLRDAPNNPVVHHNRAVALYHLGQHDSARASLNAARKLGGPVNPEFERLLRERLGR